The proteins below are encoded in one region of Streptomyces cyanogenus:
- a CDS encoding acyl-CoA carboxylase subunit epsilon, with product MSTPDIRVEKGHAEPEEVAAITAILMARAAARPEPSATHRVRPKAGWRRLEREPGFRAPHSWH from the coding sequence ATGAGCACTCCTGACATCCGCGTCGAGAAGGGCCACGCCGAGCCCGAGGAGGTCGCCGCCATCACGGCCATCCTCATGGCCCGCGCCGCCGCCCGCCCCGAGCCTTCGGCGACCCACCGGGTCCGCCCGAAGGCAGGCTGGCGCCGCCTGGAGCGCGAGCCCGGCTTCCGGGCACCGCACAGCTGGCACTGA
- a CDS encoding DUF742 domain-containing protein has translation MATPPGGSSSGNWSYGPAQGQGRGDGSANPYNFPSAPSHRQPYAPQGPGPSPYDQPPAPRIQPVQPQRRPEPAPATAANNPLVRPYAMTGGRTRPRYQLAIEALVHTTAAPHQMQGQLPEHQRICNLCREIKSVAEVSALLTIPLGVARILVADLAEAGLVAIHQPGGDENAGGQPDVTLLERVLSGLRKL, from the coding sequence GTGGCAACACCCCCAGGCGGTTCGTCTTCGGGCAACTGGTCGTACGGCCCTGCCCAGGGCCAGGGCCGGGGCGACGGTTCGGCGAACCCGTACAACTTCCCCTCCGCACCCAGCCACCGGCAGCCGTACGCCCCGCAGGGCCCCGGTCCGTCGCCGTACGACCAGCCCCCGGCCCCGCGGATCCAGCCGGTCCAGCCGCAGCGCCGCCCCGAGCCGGCCCCGGCCACGGCGGCCAACAACCCCTTGGTGCGGCCGTACGCCATGACCGGCGGCCGGACCCGCCCGCGCTACCAGCTCGCCATCGAGGCACTGGTGCACACCACCGCCGCTCCGCACCAGATGCAGGGCCAGCTGCCCGAGCATCAGCGGATCTGCAACCTGTGCCGGGAGATCAAGTCGGTGGCCGAGGTCTCGGCCCTGCTGACGATCCCCCTCGGCGTGGCCAGGATTCTCGTCGCCGACTTGGCGGAGGCGGGCCTGGTCGCCATCCATCAGCCCGGCGGCGACGAGAACGCCGGCGGCCAGCCAGACGTGACACTGCTCGAAAGGGTGCTCAGTGGACTTCGCAAGCTCTAG
- a CDS encoding helix-turn-helix domain-containing protein: MHVATRPKKVGSWYAVGALVAHFRKKARLTQEQFAEMANLAVDTVRSIEQGRLALQPDRADQFDELLDTGGALAVVVAKLPVRDRIVQFAQGLVDHEQEAVGILTYETLVVPGLLQTPDYCRAVFDYRYPALGSETADQWVQARMDRQLVWQREQPPVGHFILEESILRRPMGGPEVLREQIRQILELVRPVHMSVQVMPMNKTPHAALGGPMVLLETPEHERLVYLEVQRASFLVDDPEEVSYYHHKYAMLRSQALSCEESECLLKELLGES; the protein is encoded by the coding sequence ATGCACGTGGCGACGAGGCCCAAGAAGGTCGGTTCGTGGTACGCGGTCGGTGCGCTCGTGGCGCACTTCCGGAAGAAGGCGCGTCTCACCCAGGAACAGTTCGCGGAGATGGCGAACCTCGCCGTGGACACGGTGAGGTCGATCGAGCAGGGGAGGCTGGCTCTGCAGCCGGACCGAGCCGATCAGTTCGACGAACTGCTCGACACGGGCGGGGCGTTAGCGGTGGTGGTCGCCAAGCTGCCGGTACGGGATCGGATCGTGCAGTTCGCGCAGGGGCTGGTGGATCATGAGCAGGAGGCGGTGGGCATCCTGACGTACGAGACCCTGGTCGTTCCGGGACTCCTCCAGACACCGGACTACTGTCGGGCTGTATTCGACTACCGGTATCCGGCACTGGGCAGCGAGACGGCCGATCAGTGGGTCCAGGCCCGCATGGATCGGCAGTTGGTCTGGCAGCGGGAGCAACCCCCCGTGGGCCACTTCATCCTGGAGGAAAGCATCCTGCGGCGTCCGATGGGTGGTCCGGAAGTCCTGCGCGAGCAGATCCGGCAGATCCTGGAGCTCGTCCGACCGGTTCACATGAGTGTTCAGGTCATGCCCATGAACAAGACACCTCACGCAGCACTCGGCGGGCCCATGGTGCTGCTTGAGACTCCTGAGCACGAACGGCTGGTCTACCTGGAAGTGCAGCGCGCCAGTTTCCTCGTGGATGACCCGGAAGAGGTCAGTTACTACCACCACAAATATGCGATGCTGCGGTCTCAGGCGCTCTCCTGCGAAGAGAGCGAGTGCCTCCTGAAGGAACTGCTAGGAGAGTCATGA
- a CDS encoding DUF397 domain-containing protein, translating into MSTAALAWFKSSYSSSEGGNCLELAYTWRKSSHSGSEGGNCLEVAAHPSVIHIRDSKIPAGPTLTLSPTTWSEFLDGIAR; encoded by the coding sequence ATGAGCACCGCAGCACTGGCATGGTTCAAGTCCAGCTACAGCAGCAGTGAGGGCGGCAACTGCCTCGAACTCGCCTACACCTGGCGCAAGTCCAGCCACAGCGGCAGCGAAGGCGGCAACTGCCTTGAGGTGGCCGCCCACCCCTCCGTCATCCACATTCGCGACTCCAAGATCCCCGCCGGTCCCACCCTCACCCTCTCCCCCACCACCTGGAGCGAGTTCCTTGACGGCATCGCGCGCTGA
- a CDS encoding GTP-binding protein, whose translation MDFASSSGGPSRSTTSAKIVVAGGFGVGKTTFVGAVSEINPLRTEAVMTSASAGIDDLTHTGDKTTTTVAMDFGRITLDQDLILYLFGTPGQDRFWFMWDDLVRGAIGAIVLVDTRRLADCFPAVDYFENSGLPFVIALNGFDGQQPYSPDEVREALQIGPDTPIITTDARHRADAKSALITLVEHALMARLR comes from the coding sequence GTGGACTTCGCAAGCTCTAGCGGCGGTCCTTCCCGCTCCACCACCTCCGCGAAGATCGTGGTGGCGGGCGGCTTCGGCGTGGGCAAGACCACGTTCGTCGGCGCCGTCTCGGAGATCAACCCGCTGCGCACAGAGGCCGTCATGACGTCCGCTTCGGCCGGCATCGACGACCTCACCCACACCGGAGACAAGACGACCACGACGGTCGCCATGGACTTCGGCCGTATCACCCTGGACCAGGACCTGATCCTGTACCTGTTCGGTACGCCGGGCCAGGACCGCTTCTGGTTCATGTGGGACGACCTCGTCCGCGGCGCGATCGGCGCGATCGTCCTGGTCGACACCCGCCGTCTCGCCGACTGCTTCCCCGCGGTCGACTACTTCGAGAACTCGGGCCTGCCCTTCGTCATCGCCCTCAACGGCTTCGACGGCCAGCAGCCCTACTCGCCCGACGAGGTCCGCGAGGCGCTGCAGATCGGGCCGGACACCCCGATCATCACGACGGACGCCCGCCACCGCGCGGACGCCAAGAGCGCACTGATCACGCTCGTGGAGCACGCCCTGATGGCGCGCCTGCGCTAG
- a CDS encoding polysaccharide lyase 8 family protein has protein sequence MWMTRRALLLAAALAAAPAPAARAAEDPYGTLRRRWLGISLGTGYDPAAEPYASRLARLGQQAGEYREGMAPGPVSLWPGHPFDPPSGITFSYGRLWTMAQAYVQPGTGATGDPGLLADVLRGLDHLSATVYNPATTRYGNWWEWQIGSPRLLTDITAALYEQLGPDRIAAACAAVDHFVPDTVLTDYSGTSTGANRVDLCRSVALRGVLGRAPEKISLARDALSPVFPYVTKGDGLYADGSFVQHTWVAYSGTYGQVLLDGLGRLFALLAGSAWEITDPARQNVLDSVEHAYAPLIHDGLVMDCVNGRAISRGHLRSDDLHVLRSDHFHGQALIAAIALVAAGAGEAERERWYGRVKGWLERDTVVPVMTSRQFGIADLARLHAITASPRPAAPEPLGHRLFPAMDRAVHRTPRFTAALAMASDRIAHYECGNGENPRGWHTGSGMLSWWPRGRGDQYTDWYWPTVDWYRLPGTTVSTRRLPDRAGGEWGAPRPDVRWVGGTTDGTYAAVGQHLKGLGSTLRAHKSWFFLDDAVVCLGAGIGCTDGVPVETVVDNRNLGENGTEAFVRAAHWAHLEGHGGWILPCGGELHTLREDRTGAWSDINTAGTDERRTRRWQTLWLDHGTDPAAAGYVYVLLPGASRGRTAARAADRHWLSVLANDTTAQAVAVPRLGLTAWNFWRAGTVGDLTASAGASVLVVRRGRTATLHISEPPRGGAPLELVWNRPVRAVIRADDSVRVRSADRRLGLLVTPGMACATHECEVGLS, from the coding sequence ATGTGGATGACCCGGCGCGCACTGCTGCTGGCCGCCGCCCTCGCCGCCGCCCCGGCGCCGGCGGCGCGGGCGGCCGAGGACCCGTACGGCACACTGCGCCGCCGCTGGCTCGGCATCTCCCTGGGCACGGGGTACGACCCGGCCGCCGAGCCTTACGCCTCCCGGCTCGCCCGACTCGGGCAGCAGGCAGGGGAGTACCGGGAGGGCATGGCCCCCGGCCCCGTCTCGCTCTGGCCGGGGCACCCCTTCGACCCGCCCTCCGGCATCACCTTCAGCTACGGCCGGCTGTGGACCATGGCCCAGGCGTACGTCCAGCCCGGCACCGGTGCGACCGGCGATCCCGGCCTCCTCGCCGACGTGCTGCGCGGGCTCGACCACCTCTCCGCCACCGTCTACAACCCCGCCACCACCCGCTACGGCAACTGGTGGGAGTGGCAGATCGGCAGCCCCCGGCTGCTGACGGACATCACCGCCGCGCTGTACGAGCAGCTCGGCCCGGACCGGATCGCCGCCGCCTGCGCGGCCGTCGACCACTTCGTCCCGGACACGGTGCTCACCGACTACTCCGGCACCTCCACCGGCGCCAACCGCGTCGACCTGTGCCGCTCGGTCGCCCTGCGCGGCGTCCTCGGCCGGGCCCCGGAGAAGATCTCCCTCGCCCGCGACGCCCTCTCGCCCGTCTTCCCGTACGTCACGAAGGGCGACGGCCTCTACGCCGACGGCTCCTTCGTCCAGCACACCTGGGTCGCCTACTCGGGCACGTACGGCCAGGTCCTGCTCGACGGCCTCGGGCGGCTGTTCGCGCTGCTCGCCGGGTCGGCGTGGGAGATCACCGACCCCGCCCGGCAGAACGTCCTGGACAGCGTCGAGCACGCCTACGCGCCGCTGATCCACGACGGGCTGGTGATGGACTGCGTCAACGGCCGTGCCATCAGCCGGGGTCACCTGCGCTCCGACGACCTGCACGTGCTGCGCAGCGACCACTTCCACGGGCAGGCCCTGATCGCCGCCATCGCCCTGGTCGCCGCCGGCGCGGGCGAGGCCGAGCGCGAGCGCTGGTACGGCCGCGTCAAAGGCTGGCTCGAACGGGACACCGTCGTACCGGTCATGACGTCACGTCAGTTCGGGATCGCCGATCTCGCGCGGCTGCACGCCATCACCGCCTCGCCCCGGCCCGCGGCCCCCGAACCCCTCGGGCACCGCCTCTTCCCGGCCATGGACCGCGCCGTCCACCGCACCCCCCGGTTCACCGCCGCCCTCGCCATGGCCAGTGACCGCATCGCCCACTACGAGTGCGGCAACGGCGAGAACCCGCGCGGCTGGCACACCGGGTCCGGCATGCTCTCCTGGTGGCCGCGGGGCCGCGGCGACCAGTACACCGACTGGTACTGGCCCACCGTCGACTGGTACCGGCTGCCCGGCACCACCGTCTCGACCAGGCGGCTCCCCGACCGGGCCGGCGGCGAGTGGGGCGCCCCCAGGCCGGACGTGCGCTGGGTCGGCGGGACCACCGACGGCACGTACGCGGCGGTCGGCCAGCACCTCAAGGGCCTCGGCTCGACCCTCCGGGCCCACAAGTCCTGGTTCTTCCTCGACGACGCCGTGGTCTGCCTCGGCGCCGGCATCGGCTGCACCGACGGCGTGCCCGTCGAGACCGTCGTGGACAACCGCAACCTGGGCGAGAACGGCACCGAGGCCTTCGTGCGCGCCGCACACTGGGCCCACCTGGAGGGGCACGGCGGCTGGATCCTGCCGTGCGGCGGCGAGCTGCACACCCTGCGCGAGGACCGGACCGGCGCCTGGTCCGACATCAACACCGCCGGCACCGACGAGCGGCGCACCCGGCGCTGGCAGACCCTCTGGCTCGACCACGGCACCGACCCGGCGGCCGCCGGCTACGTCTACGTCCTGCTGCCCGGCGCCTCCCGCGGGCGGACCGCCGCCCGGGCCGCCGACCGGCACTGGCTGTCCGTCCTCGCCAACGACACCACCGCCCAGGCCGTCGCCGTGCCCCGGCTGGGCCTGACCGCGTGGAACTTCTGGCGGGCCGGTACGGTGGGGGACCTGACCGCCTCGGCCGGCGCGAGCGTGCTCGTCGTCCGGCGGGGCCGTACGGCCACCCTCCACATCAGCGAGCCGCCCCGCGGCGGGGCCCCGCTGGAGCTGGTCTGGAACCGTCCGGTGCGCGCGGTGATCCGGGCCGACGACAGCGTCCGGGTCCGGTCGGCTGACCGCCGTCTGGGGCTCCTTGTCACTCCGGGGATGGCATGTGCCACCCATGAATGTGAGGTGGGTCTCAGCTGA
- a CDS encoding YceI family protein, whose protein sequence is MGIFSRKDTTPAPVAQATAGPDLTALTGDYTIDPAHSSIGFVARHAMVTNVKGSFQDFTGTLHLDGADPTKSTATLDVRMDSIETGNADRDGHLKSSDFFKIDEFPTMTFRSTKAEALGGDAYRITGDLSLLGVTKPLTIDLEFNGSAQDPFGNERVGFEGKAEILRSEWGLTWNAALETGGVLVSDKIKLVFDVSAIRNA, encoded by the coding sequence ATGGGCATCTTCAGCCGTAAGGACACCACCCCCGCCCCCGTCGCGCAGGCCACGGCCGGCCCGGACCTGACCGCGCTGACCGGCGACTACACGATCGACCCGGCCCACAGCTCGATCGGTTTCGTCGCCCGGCACGCCATGGTCACCAACGTCAAGGGCAGCTTCCAGGACTTCACCGGCACGCTGCACCTGGACGGCGCCGATCCCACGAAGTCCACCGCCACGCTCGACGTGCGGATGGACAGCATCGAGACCGGCAACGCCGACCGCGACGGCCACCTGAAGTCCTCCGACTTCTTCAAGATCGACGAGTTCCCGACCATGACGTTCCGCTCCACCAAGGCGGAGGCCCTCGGCGGCGACGCGTACCGCATCACCGGCGACCTCTCCCTGCTCGGCGTCACCAAGCCGCTCACCATCGACCTGGAGTTCAACGGCTCCGCCCAGGACCCCTTCGGCAACGAGCGCGTCGGCTTCGAGGGCAAGGCCGAGATCCTGCGCTCCGAGTGGGGCCTGACCTGGAACGCGGCGCTGGAGACCGGCGGCGTCCTGGTCTCCGACAAGATCAAGCTGGTCTTCGACGTCTCGGCCATCAGGAACGCGTGA
- a CDS encoding NACHT domain-containing protein, producing the protein MVAEAAALRLGTTVAKAAAQMWLGGRRREQERRMDMAGLIRLRVSGLRFQRGVQRQFEEIADAVYDRLAPFLEREFPGLEESSRQAVIDGVCDTFAAADLSDGAVLAADVNPAEIVRRVTGAVALPAGLGEAETRLFEVLFAECVEYYVRIVQGLPVFEERALTELLGRTTSLGAEIARVLERLPDRSLFAPEGTDRDGDFRRRYLELVSTTLDEVELFRRTSDRAGAQVRLSVAYVSLRATGDDGSRRRPARSLPMLRPDMSDWEEPGSESAGMRVEAALGGATRVLLRGEAGSGKTTLLRWLAVTAARGAFTGELADWNGLTPVFVKLREYSGRELPRPEAMLDSVAGQITGVMPKAWVERQLTDGRALLLIDGVDELLDGERRGVREWLRRLLAAYGEVRVVVTSRPAAASADWLRREEFTALHLDRMAPPDLVAFVRQWHQAVRELDDDLPCTVEELPRYEQSLLTSLKDRPHLQSLAGTPLLAAMLCAMHLNRGSRLPRDRMELYRNALHTLVHERDADRNVPSAMDGRLSLNDKLVLLRDLAWRLSDNNRSEIALEQAAVHVGKRLAGMRHLDEHDGGKVLEQLRDRSGILRSPAEGRLDFVHRTFQEYLAAEEATEEDRIGNLVERAHLDLWRETIVMAAGHANRPQREELLGGILDRARQEPRYGRKLRLLAAACQETVPEVSDGLAARLEEAVAALLPPRRETDPPALAAVGSSLLRKLPGSLDELTSKAAVQTVRTVALIGGEEALGLLEGYAEDGRRDVVAALIDAWGYFDADPYADRVMARLPLGQHLVVLTHSAQLRAAVRLRSLTALRIMFELPDLSALTELPPLQELACKVRGTADLSLLKAHPRLGHLQLLSGVSLRNPEALAELPALRVLHLPLAGPYGIEGLPGLPGLSALALSGVTAGTRLGFLAPFEGVEQLHLVGRSRLPDLAPLSMVKRLRSLSLYDFDARDLTRLLVSGCPQLTNLCLTRCLLPDELDGLRALTRLRRLELDSCNTTDGPATAPGLPGVKVTVR; encoded by the coding sequence ATGGTTGCCGAGGCGGCTGCGTTACGGCTGGGGACGACCGTGGCGAAGGCGGCGGCCCAGATGTGGCTCGGGGGCAGGCGGCGGGAGCAGGAGCGCCGCATGGACATGGCCGGGCTGATCCGGCTGCGGGTGTCGGGGCTCCGCTTCCAGCGGGGCGTGCAACGGCAGTTCGAGGAGATCGCGGACGCGGTGTACGACCGGCTGGCGCCGTTCCTGGAGCGGGAGTTCCCCGGCCTGGAGGAGAGCAGCCGGCAGGCCGTGATCGACGGGGTGTGCGACACGTTCGCGGCGGCGGACCTGTCGGACGGGGCGGTGCTGGCGGCGGACGTGAATCCGGCGGAGATCGTGCGCCGGGTGACGGGAGCGGTCGCGCTGCCCGCGGGGCTCGGCGAGGCGGAGACCCGGCTGTTCGAGGTGCTGTTCGCGGAGTGCGTCGAGTACTACGTGCGGATCGTGCAGGGGCTGCCGGTCTTCGAGGAACGCGCGCTGACCGAGCTGCTGGGCCGTACGACGTCCCTGGGCGCGGAGATCGCGCGGGTGCTGGAGCGGCTGCCCGACCGGTCCTTGTTCGCCCCCGAGGGGACGGACCGGGACGGCGACTTCCGGCGCCGCTACCTGGAACTCGTCAGCACGACCCTGGACGAGGTGGAGCTGTTCCGGCGCACGTCCGACCGGGCGGGGGCGCAGGTACGGCTGTCGGTGGCGTACGTCAGTCTGCGCGCGACGGGTGACGACGGGAGCCGGCGGCGGCCGGCCCGCTCCCTGCCGATGCTGCGGCCGGACATGAGCGACTGGGAGGAGCCCGGGAGCGAGAGCGCCGGGATGCGGGTGGAGGCGGCCCTGGGCGGAGCCACCCGGGTGCTGCTGCGCGGCGAGGCGGGCTCGGGCAAGACGACACTGCTGCGCTGGCTGGCGGTGACGGCGGCGCGCGGCGCGTTCACCGGGGAGCTGGCGGACTGGAACGGTCTGACTCCGGTGTTCGTGAAGCTGCGCGAGTACAGCGGCCGGGAGCTGCCGAGGCCGGAGGCGATGCTGGACTCGGTGGCCGGCCAGATCACCGGGGTCATGCCGAAGGCCTGGGTGGAACGCCAACTCACCGACGGCAGGGCCCTGCTGCTGATCGACGGCGTGGACGAGCTGCTGGACGGCGAGCGGCGGGGCGTACGGGAGTGGCTGCGCAGGCTGCTGGCCGCGTACGGCGAGGTCCGGGTGGTCGTCACCTCGCGTCCGGCCGCGGCGAGCGCGGACTGGCTGCGCCGCGAGGAGTTCACCGCGCTCCACCTGGACCGTATGGCCCCGCCCGACCTGGTGGCCTTCGTACGGCAGTGGCACCAGGCGGTACGGGAGCTGGACGACGACCTGCCGTGCACGGTGGAGGAACTCCCGCGCTACGAGCAGTCGTTGCTGACGAGCCTGAAGGACCGCCCGCACCTCCAGTCCCTCGCGGGTACGCCGTTGCTGGCGGCCATGCTGTGCGCGATGCACCTGAACCGGGGCAGCCGGCTCCCGCGGGACCGGATGGAGCTGTACCGCAACGCCCTGCACACGCTGGTCCACGAACGGGACGCGGACCGGAACGTGCCGAGCGCAATGGACGGCCGGCTGAGCCTCAACGACAAGCTGGTGCTGCTCCGGGATCTGGCGTGGCGGCTGTCCGACAACAACCGCAGCGAGATCGCACTGGAGCAGGCGGCCGTGCACGTCGGCAAGCGGCTCGCGGGCATGCGGCATCTGGACGAGCACGACGGCGGCAAGGTCCTGGAGCAGCTGCGGGACCGCTCGGGGATCCTCCGCTCCCCCGCCGAGGGCCGCCTGGACTTCGTCCACCGCACGTTCCAGGAGTACCTGGCCGCCGAGGAAGCGACGGAGGAGGACCGCATCGGCAACCTGGTCGAGCGGGCCCACCTGGACCTGTGGCGCGAGACCATCGTCATGGCAGCGGGCCACGCGAACCGGCCCCAGCGGGAGGAACTGCTGGGCGGCATCCTGGACCGGGCACGGCAGGAACCCCGGTACGGCAGGAAGCTGCGGCTGCTGGCGGCGGCCTGCCAGGAGACGGTGCCGGAGGTCTCCGACGGTCTCGCCGCACGGCTGGAGGAGGCGGTGGCTGCGCTGCTGCCGCCGCGGCGGGAGACGGACCCGCCGGCGCTGGCGGCGGTGGGTTCCAGCCTGCTTCGGAAACTGCCCGGGTCGCTGGACGAGCTGACGTCGAAGGCGGCGGTGCAGACGGTGCGGACCGTCGCCTTGATCGGCGGCGAGGAGGCGCTCGGGCTGCTGGAGGGGTACGCGGAAGACGGGCGCCGGGACGTGGTGGCCGCGCTCATCGACGCGTGGGGGTACTTCGACGCGGACCCTTACGCCGATCGGGTGATGGCCAGGCTTCCGTTGGGACAGCACTTGGTTGTCCTGACGCACTCGGCGCAGTTGCGGGCAGCGGTACGGCTGAGATCACTGACCGCGCTGAGGATCATGTTCGAACTCCCGGATCTGTCCGCTCTCACCGAACTCCCGCCGCTTCAGGAACTGGCGTGCAAGGTGCGGGGCACGGCAGACCTCTCCCTGCTGAAGGCCCATCCCCGGCTCGGGCACCTCCAGCTGCTCAGCGGTGTGTCACTTCGGAATCCGGAAGCCCTCGCAGAGCTGCCCGCACTGCGCGTCCTGCACTTGCCGCTCGCCGGTCCGTACGGCATCGAGGGCCTGCCGGGCCTGCCGGGCCTGAGCGCGCTGGCCTTGTCCGGCGTCACTGCAGGGACCAGGCTCGGCTTCCTGGCCCCCTTCGAGGGCGTCGAGCAGCTGCACCTCGTCGGTCGCAGCCGCTTGCCCGATCTCGCGCCCCTGTCCATGGTGAAACGTCTGCGCAGCCTGTCGCTCTACGACTTCGACGCCAGGGACCTGACCCGGCTCCTGGTATCAGGCTGCCCCCAGCTCACCAATCTCTGCCTGACCCGCTGTCTCCTGCCGGACGAACTCGACGGCCTGCGCGCGCTGACGCGACTGCGGAGGCTGGAGTTGGACAGCTGCAACACCACCGACGGCCCCGCCACCGCACCCGGCCTCCCCGGCGTCAAGGTCACCGTCCGCTGA
- a CDS encoding ATP-binding protein, producing MNEESQHPRTRQALYRRDRRSVRLAREFARETLTDWATAGRGDDVLLCVSELATNALLHGVPAGRGFLLRLTLHTDGAVRVEVHDSGPGEVRAPEASADAEHGRGLLLVAALADKWGVGERNPGKIVWCEFHSLPGRAPTGQVIAGVVPSGSAQTSPA from the coding sequence ATGAACGAGGAATCCCAGCACCCCCGGACACGCCAGGCGCTCTACCGTCGGGACCGCAGGTCGGTACGGCTCGCAAGGGAGTTCGCCCGCGAAACGCTGACCGACTGGGCCACGGCCGGGCGCGGCGACGACGTGCTGCTCTGCGTGAGCGAGTTGGCGACCAACGCCCTTCTGCACGGCGTCCCCGCCGGCCGTGGCTTTCTGCTCCGGCTGACGCTGCACACCGACGGTGCCGTGCGGGTCGAGGTGCACGACAGCGGCCCGGGCGAGGTCCGCGCCCCGGAGGCGTCCGCGGACGCGGAGCACGGCCGGGGCCTGCTGCTCGTCGCGGCGTTGGCGGACAAGTGGGGGGTGGGGGAGCGGAACCCGGGGAAGATCGTGTGGTGTGAGTTCCATTCGTTGCCCGGCCGTGCGCCGACCGGTCAGGTGATCGCCGGCGTCGTCCCGTCGGGGAGCGCGCAGACCTCGCCGGCGTAG
- a CDS encoding acyl-CoA carboxylase subunit beta encodes MTVLEETTGEPTGEPTDARGRVAELHEIRAQAVAGPSEKATEAQHAKGKLTARERIELLLDPGSFQEVEQLRRHRATGFGLEAKKPYTDGVITGWGTVEGRTVFVYAHDFRIFGGALGEAHATKIHKIMDMAIAAGAPLVSLNDGAGARIQEGVSALAGYGGIFQRNTKASGVIPQISVMLGPCAGGAAYSPALTDFVFMVRETSQMFITGPDVVKAVTGEEISQNGLGGADVHAETSGVCHFAYDDEETCIAEVRYLLSLLPQNNRENPPRAESTDPVDRRSDVLLDLVPADGNRPYDMAKVIEEIVDDGEYLEVHERWARNIICALARLDGQVVGIIANQPQVLAGVLDIEASEKAARFVQMCDAFNIPIVTFLDVPGFLPGVDQEHGGIIRHGAKLLYAYCNATVPRISLILRKAYGGAYIVMDSQSIGADLTYAWPTNEIAVMGAEGAANVIFRRQIADAEDPEAMRQKMVKEYKAELMHPYYAAERGLVDDVIDPAETREVLVKSLAMLHTKHADLPSRKHGNPPQ; translated from the coding sequence ATGACCGTTTTGGAAGAGACGACGGGTGAGCCGACCGGTGAGCCGACGGACGCACGCGGACGGGTCGCCGAACTGCACGAGATCCGTGCCCAGGCCGTCGCCGGCCCGAGCGAGAAGGCGACCGAGGCGCAGCACGCCAAGGGCAAGCTGACGGCACGGGAGCGGATCGAGCTGCTCCTCGACCCGGGGTCCTTCCAGGAGGTCGAGCAGCTGCGCCGGCACCGGGCGACCGGCTTCGGGCTGGAGGCGAAGAAGCCGTACACCGACGGTGTCATCACCGGCTGGGGCACGGTGGAGGGCCGTACGGTCTTCGTCTACGCCCACGACTTCCGGATCTTCGGCGGCGCGCTGGGCGAGGCCCACGCCACCAAGATCCACAAGATCATGGACATGGCCATCGCGGCCGGGGCTCCGCTGGTGTCGCTGAACGACGGCGCGGGCGCCCGTATCCAGGAGGGCGTCTCGGCCCTCGCCGGCTACGGCGGCATCTTCCAGCGCAACACCAAGGCGTCGGGTGTCATCCCGCAGATCTCCGTGATGCTCGGCCCGTGCGCCGGCGGCGCGGCCTACAGCCCCGCCCTCACGGACTTCGTCTTCATGGTCCGCGAGACCTCCCAGATGTTCATCACCGGCCCCGACGTGGTCAAGGCCGTGACGGGCGAGGAGATCAGCCAGAACGGCCTGGGCGGCGCCGACGTCCACGCGGAGACCTCCGGCGTCTGCCACTTCGCGTACGACGACGAGGAGACGTGCATCGCCGAGGTGCGCTACCTCCTCTCGCTCCTCCCGCAGAACAACCGCGAGAACCCCCCGCGGGCCGAGTCCACGGACCCCGTCGACCGCCGCAGCGACGTGCTGCTGGACCTGGTCCCCGCCGACGGCAACCGGCCGTACGACATGGCCAAGGTCATCGAGGAGATCGTCGACGACGGCGAGTACCTGGAGGTCCACGAGCGCTGGGCGCGCAACATCATCTGCGCCCTGGCCCGGCTGGACGGCCAGGTCGTCGGCATCATCGCCAACCAGCCGCAGGTGCTGGCGGGCGTCCTGGACATCGAAGCCTCGGAAAAAGCTGCGCGCTTTGTCCAGATGTGTGACGCTTTCAATATCCCGATCGTCACCTTCCTGGACGTCCCCGGGTTCCTCCCCGGTGTCGACCAGGAACACGGCGGAATCATCCGCCACGGCGCGAAGCTGCTGTACGCCTACTGCAACGCGACCGTGCCGAGGATTTCGCTCATCCTGCGCAAGGCGTACGGAGGTGCGTACATCGTCATGGACTCCCAGTCGATCGGCGCCGACCTCACCTACGCCTGGCCGACGAACGAGATCGCCGTCATGGGCGCCGAGGGCGCGGCCAACGTCATCTTCCGCCGGCAGATCGCCGACGCCGAGGACCCCGAGGCCATGCGGCAGAAGATGGTCAAGGAGTACAAGGCCGAGCTGATGCACCCGTACTACGCGGCCGAGCGGGGCCTGGTCGACGACGTCATCGACCCCGCCGAGACCCGCGAGGTGCTCGTGAAGTCCCTGGCGATGCTGCACACCAAGCACGCCGACCTGCCTTCCCGCAAGCACGGCAACCCCCCGCAGTAA